A window of Juglans regia cultivar Chandler chromosome 7, Walnut 2.0, whole genome shotgun sequence contains these coding sequences:
- the LOC109013070 gene encoding protein MAEA homolog, which yields MDSLSNGAAAATIATRTTPITTTPAPPSSKLAHLTESLKLEHQFLRVPFEHYKKSIRADHRVFEKEMSAVISGVTEAADADVSKDDAVHHLSSLVSKLQGLKRKLEGGSRIENLQAQRCRARLDHLESADAENLTDWNNTRLKRILVDYMLRMSYYDTAAKLAESNNIQDLVDIDVFQEAKRVIDALQNKEVAPALAWCADNKSRLKKSKSKFEFQLRLQEFIELVRAENSMRAITYARKYLSPWGATHTKELQRVMATLAFKSNTECARYKVLFEPIQWDFLVDQFKQEFCRLYGMTLEPLLNIYLQAGLSALKTPYCYEDDCTKEDPLSQDNFRKLALPLPYSKQHHSKLVCYITKELMDTENPPQVLPNGYVYSTKALEEMAKKNNGKITCPRTGLICDYLDLVKAYIS from the exons ATGGATTCTCTTTCGAACGGGGCGGCAGCCGCAACCATCGCCACTCGGACCACTCCAATCACCACGACCCCTGCCCCACCGTCCTCAAAGCTGGCCCACCTGACGGAGTCCCTGAAGCTGGAGCACCAGTTCCTGCGGGTCCCGTTCGAGCACTACAAGAAGTCGATCCGAGCCGACCACCGCGTCTTCGAGAAGGAGATGTCTGCCGTTATCTCCGGCGTCACTGAAGCCGCCGATGCCGATGTTTCTAAAGACGACGCCGTTCATCATCTCAGCTCGCTCGTGTCCAAACTTCAAGGGCTCAAAAGGAAG TTGGAAGGGGGAAGTCGTATCGAGAACTTGCAAGCACAGAGGTGCCGTGCTCGCCTTGATCATTTGGAGTCAGCAGATGCTGAGAATTTGACGGATTGGAATAATACACGCTTGAAGCGGATTCTTGTAGACTACATGTTGCGAATGTCCTATTATGACACTGCAGCGAAGCTGGCAGAAAGCAACAATATTCAG GATCTTGTTGATATCGATGTATTCCAAGAAGCAAAAAGGGTTATTGATGCTCTTCAGAATAAGGAGGTAGCTCCTGCCCTAGCCTGGTGTGCTGATAACAAGTCAAGGTTGAAGAAGTCCAAG AGCAAATTTGAATTCCAGTTGCGACTTCAAGAATTTATAGAGTTGGTGCGAGCTGAAAATAGTATGCGAGCTATAACATATGCTCGGAAGTACCTTTCACCTTGGGGTGCCACCCATACGAAAGAGTTGCAGAGGGTCATGGCAACTCTGGCTTTTAAAAGTAATACTGAATGTGCTAGATATAAG GTTTTATTTGAACCCATACAATGGGATTTCTTGGTGGACCAATTCAAACAAGAATTCTGCAGATTATATGGCATGACACTTGAACCTTTGCTTAATATTTATCTGCAAGCAGGCTTGTCTGCTCTAAAAACTCC ATACTGTTATGAAGATGATTGCACCAAGGAAGACCCTCTATCACAGGATAATTTTCGGAAACTAGCGTTGCCTTTACCATACTCTAAGCAGCATCATTCAAAGTTAGTTTGCTACATAACTAAAGAGCTGATGGACACAGAGAACCCTCCCCAAGTTTTGCCTAATGGATATGTTTACAGCACTAAG GCTCTCGAAGAAATGGCCAAAAAGAATAATGGTAAAATCACCTGTCCAAGGACAGGTTTGATCTGCGACTACTTAGATCTGGTTAAGGCCTATATATCATAG